The sequence GCCGCTGGAATTCCCTGAGTGTTGAAAATAGCAAGGGCCAAGCACGGTGTTGTCCCTATCTTCCCAATGAGGTCAAAGCAGCCTATTGTGAAGCCGTCCAGCCGGTAGTCATCGATGATCCTCTTCAAAGCTATGTAAACGCGCCCCGCTTTCGCCAGAGCTTCTCTTGTGGGTTCCTTAATCTCAATGGCATCGTCAATGATGTCCTCTATTGCCTCAAGGCCTTCTTCATCCGTGACTGAGTCGTAGTACTCGTAGAACTTCTTCAAGCTGATGTGGACGTATGGAAGCTCGAACCGTTCGTTGATGAGCCACGGTGATGTTCTGCCTATCAGGCCGAGGCGCATTCCAAGGAACTTTTCAAAAAGCTCCGAGGAGTCTTCGTATCCAAGCAACGCCGCCTTGAGTTCGTTTCGGTCTTTAATAAGGGTAGCGGGGATAAGCCTTTCCCTGAAGTATTCCCTCAACTCGATGCCCGCGGCGATGGAGTTGTTAAATGGATCACCGTAAATTATGACTGGTTTTCTGTAAACTGCGAATTCCTTGAGCCCGTTCTCAGTCCCCCCTGTTAGAGGATAGAGCACCAGAACGTCCGCTTTGTTTAGATCAACTTCCTCTTTGACCCTCTTGAAGTCTGACTTCTTCGAGACGAAGAGGCCACCCATTATGTCATGATCCTCTGCAAGGGAGCTCAAGAACTCGGAGGCCTTTCCCTCAAAGGCCCTGGGATCGGCCAGCTCGCTAACTCCAAAGATAATCCCGACTTTCACGGTATCACCGTCCAAGTCTCAATTAACCAGCTAACAGGGGCAAATCAGAAGAGGACTATAAAAAGTTAAAGGGGCAGTGGATCACTTCAGCCTCTCAAGTATTATCGCCGGGCAGACCTTGGTGACGCCATCAATCTTTCCGATTTTGTTGGAGATTATGTCGGACAGGTCGTTTCCGTCCTTGGCCCATACCTCCGCCATTATCATGTGATCCCCGCTCGTGAGGTAGACGCTCCTCACGAACTCGAACTCCTTGAGCTTGCTGGCGACCTCGAATATTTTCTCCGGGAGCGTGTCGATCCCAGTTAAGCTTACGAGGTTGTAACCGAGCTTTGATGGGTCAATAACAATGGTGTACTGCTTGATAACTCCCGCCTCTTCAAGGGCCTTAACGCGCTTTCTGACGGCGGTCTCGCTTATCCCAAGAACCTTGGCTATCTCGGTGAAGGGTGTTCTTGCATCCTTGGTGAGCATCTCGATTATTATCCTGTCCCTCTCGTCGAGCAACTTTTTCACCTCCTGCCTAATATCGAACTGGGATGTTATGATTTATTAACTTAGCGGTTCTTCAATTGAATCTCTGACGTCTTAGCTCAACCACAACCTCGACATGCGGTGTGTGAGGAAACATGTCGAGACCCGTCATGTGAGTTATCGTATAGGCCTCCTCAAGCTCGCTGAGGTCGCGGGCGAGGGTTTTGGGATTGCAGGAAACATAGATGAGTTTTTCAGGTCCTTTTTGGACGAGCCGTTTTACGAGTTTTGGATGCAAACCGGCCCTAGGGGGATCGACGATTACGGTATCATAAGCCCCAAGGTTTTCAACGTCTCTGTCTGCACCGACTTTAAATTTTGCGTCCACACCGTTCAGCTCGGCATTCCTGTTGGCCATCTCGACCGCGAAGGGGTTGAGCTCTATGCCCTCGACGGAAAAGCCTTCCCTGGCGAGATAGACCCCAAATGTGCCGACACCAGAGTACAGATCCAGAACCCTGCCTCCTTCGACCCTCTTCGCCACTTCCCGTAAGAGCTCAACGGCGGCGTAGCTGTTCGTTTGGAAGAAGCTGTTTGGATGGATCAGATATATGGTCCCGTCGAGCTTTTCTCTTATGAATTCCCTGCCCCAGAACCTCTCAATTTCACCGTAGGAGACATCACTGGGCGTTCTGTTAACGCTCCAGTATATTGAATCCGCGTATGGGAAGTACCCTGGAAAGTCCTCTGGAAGCTCTCCAGGGCCGGTCACAAGGTTCACCACGAGGTCTCCGGTAAACTTCCCCTCCCGGATCACGATATACCTCAGAAATCCCTCGTTTTTCCCAATTTCGTAGAGGCTCACTTTATGATCCTCGATGAACTCGCGGAGGGACTTCAAAACCTTCTTTGAGGAGGGGCCGAAGACGGGGCACCACTCGATATCCACAACGTCCCACCATGTGCCGTATCTTCTGAACCCGATGCCCTTTGTCGAAATGACAACATCAATTCTGTTTCTATGTCCAAATATCTTTGGTGATGGTATAATCTCGACGTCTTCGTTCAGGATCGCGTTAAGCTTGGATCTCTTGAACTCGAGCTGGTCCCGGTAGTCCAGATGCTGAAGCAGACAGCCACCGCACCGTCCAAAGTACTCGCATCTGGGCTCTTTTCTAATTGGGGAGGGCTCGAGGATCTCAAACCTCTCCGCGATGATTTTTCTCTTTTTCTTTCGCGTTCTCTCTATCCTAACCCTGTCCCCCGGAGCCGAGAACGGGACAAGCACCCTCCTCCGCCCCACCTTCACAATCCCGAGGCCGTCCTCGTTGAGCTCCCTAACGGTTCCTTCAATCGTCATTGGAGCCCTCTAGCGGGTTTTGGTTTATAAACCCTTGGCCCGTCGCGGTGACGATTTTTGTCCAGAAAAGTTTATTTACGTGGAGCGATAACTATTATCGGTGCTCTTCCCATGTTCGGTAGGAGCAAAGATTTCGTTTATAAGGTTCTGGCAACAAAAAAGAGGGCCGTTGCCCTCCAGCACCTGAGTTCGGAACTCGAAACCCCGATGCCGGCACTTCTCTCGACGGTAAAGAAACTTGAGTCCGACGGCCTGGTTGAGGTGTTCTACGGCCGGGAAAAGGCAAACATCATGGTGAAGGCCAAAACCCTTGAGGACTACGTTTAATCCCTCCCTCTAATCCGATTCCCGCCCTTTGGCCGTTTCTTTTCTTTCAAGGAGCTCAGAGACCCTGATAACCGGCAGAAAAGTGTAGCCCTTTGAGGTTATCATCTCTTCCGCGCCCTCTTCCCTGTCAACAACGACTGCTATGGCCGCTATTCTTGACCCGAGGGACTCAAGCACCTCGGCAGCTCTAAGGACACTTCCCCCTGTGGTCGTCACGTCTTCGACTAAGAGGATTCTGTCGCCCTCCTTGACATCCCCCTCGACCTGACTCCCGGTACCGTACCCCTTGGGCTTCTTTCTGACTATAACGAGGGGCTTGCTGGTTTTGAGAGAAACTGCCGTTGCTATCGGCACAGCCCCCAGTTCCGGGCCGGCAACTCGATCAAAGTCAATCCCAGCCCTCTGGACGAGGTCTGCTATCAGCCCGGCTATAAGCTCAAGGGCTTCCGGATCCGTCACGACTTTCTTCACGTTAATGTAGTAGTTGCTCTCTTTTCCTGAAGCAAGCACGAAGTGCCCAAAGAGAACAGCTCCGGATTCAAGCATCTTTTTTATCAGCAGATCCTTTCTCCCCTCCATGATGACACACCCGTATAAATTCTCCTCTGAAATTCCGCTGAAATTGACAGAAAAGAGTTTAAAAAAGTTGGCCTCACTCGGAGGCCTTCTCTTCGACCATCTTCTTCACGGCCTTCCCCGCGTCGGCAAAGCTCTTGAAGAGCTTGAGCATCTCCATCGGAAGCGGCAGGACTATGACGTTGCTCTTGTCGCTGGCCACGTCGCTTATCGTCTGGAGTGTCCTGAGCTGGAGTGCCATGGGGTGTTCGCTGATAATCTCGGCCGCCTCGCGGAGCTTCTCCGCCGCCTGCCTCTCGGCCTCTGCAAGGGTGATCCTCGCTCTCCTCTCCCTCTCCGCCTCTGCCTGCTTTGCCATTGCCCTCTGCATTCCTGCCGGTAGCTCAACGTCCTTTATCTCAACGGTCGTCACTTTAATTCCCCAGGGGTCAGTTGCCTCGTCGATTATCTTCTGGAGCTCCATATTAAGCTTCTCCCTCTCACTGAGCAGCTCGTCCAGGTGGGCCTGACCGATAACGCTCCTCAGAGTCGTCTGGGCGATCTGGCTCGTCGCGACGATGTAGTTTGCGACCTGGGTAACGGCCTTTACTGGGTCAACAACCCTAAAGTAGACGACCGCGTTCACTTTAACCGGGACGTTGTCCTTTGTTATTGTCTCTTGAACCGGAACGTCGAGAACCCGGGTTCTAAGATCCACAATGTAGGCCTTTTCGAAGATTGGGATTATGAAGAACAGTCCCGGACCTCTGGCACCGACGACCCTACCGAGACGGAATATAACGGCCCTCTCGTACTCCTTGACTATCTTTATGGCGTTTGCCAGTATTATCAAAACAAAAAGCAAAACAACTCCAATTATCAAAGTTCCTACACCAGCCATCCTTCACACCTCCTTTTTCTCATCGGGGTGCTCCCCCTCACGGACGACGATGAGAGTTAGCCCCCTAACTTCAACAACCCTGACCTTTTCTCCAACCCCTATCCTCTCTCCCGTCTTGCTCTCGGCCCTCCAGAGTTCACCCCGAATCCTTATCATTCCCTCCGGGTTGAGCTCCTGAACGACCTGGCCGACTTCTCCGATCAGCTCCTCCTTTCCTGTTTGGGCCTTTCTCCTCCTGTCCCTTATCACGGCGCTAACCCCAAAGGCAAAGAACAGCGCCAGCAAAACTGCTATTACGATTATCACCAGCCTGAGAGTTGAAAACGTTGAACGCTGTATGAGATACTCGTTCCCACCACCAAAGAGGAGTATTCCACCGAGTATCATTGTCACCGCCCCTGCTACTGTAAACAGGCCAAACGTTGGTGTCAGGGCCTCTGCGATGAAGAACAAGATTGCGAGAATTAAAAGTATCAGACCCGCCGCATTGTATCCAAAGTACCCGAGACCTATGATACCGAGAACGAGAAGTATGGCCCCCACCGTCTCTGGGACATGCCACCCGGGCGTTAGGAAGCCGAAAATCAGGCCGAGCATCCCGATGTTTATGAGGATGTATGCCACCGTCGGATCCGATATATATTGCACGATTACGTCCTTAAAGGACGGTCCGATCTCTACGATCTTAACGTCAGTGAAATTGAGCGTCACGTAGCCTTTTCCCTTCACGGGAATTTTGGTCTTCATTCCGTTGGCCTTTTTGAGCAGATCTGAAACGTCGTTGGCTACGAGTTCTATGACGTTAGCCCTAAGAGCTTCCTCCGGAGTGAGGCTCAGGTCTTCTGTTATAAACTTCTCGGCGGCGGTCACGTTTCTTCCGCTTTCCTCTGCAAGGCTTTTGATGTAGGCTATGTAGAAGTTGCGAATTTTTTCTGGAGCTTTAACTATGCTGCCGTTGGAGGAATAGCCGAGGATAGGCTCGCAGGCCCCTATGCTCGTGGAGGGGGCCATCGCTATTAGGTGAGAGCCCAGAGCTATGTACGTGCCTGCTGAAGCAGCGATCGCTCCGGGTGGATAAACGTATATTATCACCGGAACCTTTGATTCCTTGATCCTCTGGATTATCTCCTGCATGGCCTGACCGTTTCCGCCAGGAGTGTCAATCTCAATAATCAGGGCCTCTGCGTTGTTTCTTTCAGCGGTCTCAATGTACCTGGAGAACTGATCCACTGAATAGCTCGTGATCACCCCCTCGAACTTGGCAACGTAGACAACCTTCTGATTGGGTGAGGCCAGAACAGAGGGGAGGAGCAGAGCAATAATAAGAAGTATGAGACCCAACCGGGCAGTGCTTTTAGTCCGCATCATCATCGCCAGATATATATACTCATTAAAGTTTAAAAAGATTGCACCGCTGGAAACAGTTTTATATATCACCCACTTAAATTCTCAAGGGAGCCCAATGGGAGACCTGAGATCTCTGCTGAGGAAATATAAAGCTGCAAGGGGAGAAGAGAAAGTAGAGATTGCGTGGGAAATAGTACGAAAAGCTTCGAAACATTCGGACAGTGAGCCCTTCTGGGAGGTTCTAAAATCCAGAGGAGTGAATCCCGAGGGCATTAAAGATGCAATGCGGTTTCTTGAGGAGGTCGGAGAACTGCAAATAAAGCGTTCTATTGATGGAAGAAGGTTGTATGTATCGACCCTCAAAGACATCAGGAGAAACCCCATTAAACTTGACAGGTGGCTTAGTCCTCCATACGGCGGAGGAAGGCAAACTCTCTCTCGTTCCACACGGAAGGCTCGGTTATGAGGTAGATCCTGCTTTCCATGAGCATCGCATGGTCGCGGAGGGCGTTTAAAAACTTGAAGAAGCCCCTGAACCCGTTGTGCAGGGCGAGGTACTCAGGACATTCAATAACGACTGCCGTCCCTGGGTTTTTTCTCAGTTCGTCTATAAGAGTATGGAGAAGTTTTGGGAGCTCCCTGGGGTCTAAGAAGCCGGGAAGAGTGCTCACAAAAAGAGCCTTCCATCCAAATGGAGCCTCTTTCCCCGGCCGGGTTACGAGAAGGACGTTCCTCTCCCTAACGGCCTCCCGGGAGCTCACTATGTTGAAATAGCCCGGCTCCTGGAGATAGATAGAATGAGAACTTTCGGTCCGCACTTGGATGAGCAGCGAAGCGATCGTCTTTATTGCCATGTCCCTTTCCCCTTTGATAGCACTTCTTGGGAATATAAGTGCCTTTTTTGTAAGTGGTTATGTAGGTGCATGTGCAGGCCCTCAGTCAAGGCCGATGTCATCACATATCAGCCGGTTAATCCTTCGTCATCGGAGCCAACTACTAAAAGATGGGGAACTTTAAAAACCTGCTGGGACCAGAAAACTCCAGGAATAACAGAAATAACTTGAAAACCATTATAACCGTGTTTTAAGGCCAGCATTAATCCTCCAACATCTCCTTTACGAGCTCCACAAGCTCCCAAAGGTCGTTCACGTAGTAATCTGCACCTTCAACCTTTCCGAAGCGCGTGACGTTGACAACTTTCATGTCAGCGCGCTTTCCGGCGAGGACGTCGTGGTGACTGTCGCCAACCATCAGGGCTTCCTGAGGTCTTAAATCCAGCGCTTTGAGGGCCTTTTTGACGAGATAGGGGTCAGGCTTGACGCCATCAAGGTTTGAGTAATCCTTGCCGTAAATAACGTCGAAGTATTTTCTCAGATTGAAGAGGTTCAGAACGAACTCGGTACACTCCTGGGAGGCGTTGCTCACTGCAGCAAGCTTCAGCCCCATCTTTTTGAGCTCTTCGAGGGCATCAACGTCGGGGAAGGGCTTTATCCGCCCAAGCTCTGCCATTCTCTTGCGGTACTCAAGGTTTACACTATCAACAATCCGCCAGAACTCCACGTGGTCTATCCCAAAGCGCTCGACATAGCTCCTTGGAAGCTCGCCGGTTACGGTCTTTCTGTAGGTCTCGTAGTCCAGCTCGATGCCTCGCTCTCGAAGGGCCGGCATAACCCACTTCTCGTACCATTCGCGGTGGTCGTAGCCCTCGTAGTAAACCAGCGTCTCGTCAACGTCAAATATCAGCGCCCGTAACATCATCACTCCCCCGGACACACCTCAGATAAGCCATGCGTCATCATCTTTTCAGTGGGTTGATCCATCATCGGCATAGAAAGTGAGAAAGGGAAGTTAAAAACCTTCAGAACAGCTCCTCAAGCTTCACGTCGATCTTGTCCGGGTTGAACGGGAGGACGTGCCTGGTGGTCTTCGGGGAGTAGACCTCACCGCGCTTGACGAGCTCCATGACCTCCTCCTTGGTCGGGGCCTTCCTGATGAAGACGTAGTCAATCTCGCCCTTCGCCATGTCCTCTCTGGCGTCCTCCTTGAGGCCGTAGTAGATGAGTTCTACCCTGCCTTCTTGGTTCATCTCGTCGAGAACCTTGCTGACCTTCTTCTGCTCCTCAAGGCCGCCCGGAATGGCAAAGGCCTTCTCACCAACGATGGCGAAGGCTATCTCACCCCTCTCGGCCTTCTCCTCGGCCTCGGGGTCCTCTATGACATCAAGCCCCTCGGCCTTGAGCCTCTCAAGGACTTCATTGAGGTCGCCCTTGAAGGCCGGATACCAGGTGTAGACCTTCACGTCGTCGCTGAAGTAGTCGAGAATAACCGAGGGGGCCCTCTTCGCGCCGAGCTTCTGGAGGCCCGCCCAGCGGTGGTGGCCATCAACTATGAGGTACATATCTTCACCTGGAACCTTAGCGAGGAGCATGGGCTTCCAGAAGATGCCGGAACCTGTAACGCTCTCAATGAAGTCCTCAAGCTCCTTCTGGACGAGCTGCTCGTGCGGCTTCATCTTGTCGAGCTCAATGAAAACGTAGTCAACCTTGATGGTCGGTATATCGTACTTCGGAACTTTTTCAACTCCCATTTTCCACCCTCCGCAACCTTAAACACTGCAGACCGATATGGATAGGGAGGATAAAAAAGCTTTCCTTTTCCATTTGACCAGGTTTTCATGTGATAGTCCCCAGCCTTCAAGAGATTGCACGAAGATTTTTCTGAACTGACCTCCTCCCCACCGTGAAGGGTTAACCCCTCGCCATTGACGGGGAGGTTTGAGGGGTTCCATTCAAACCCGCTGAAAAGCGGGTCTTCAACCCCTCTGGCCCGGTCTTAGGCCAGTTACCCCTCCCCTGGGCAAACAAACCGCCCAAGTTCGGGGTTATGGTTCTCACAACCTTCTTCAAAATGTTGAAAGCACCAACCAAGTCCGCATTAAAGACAAGCCCCGTCGCGGGACACTTAAATAACCCCCTAACAAAACGAGCCCCTTCGTGAGGCTTCCCGCAAACGGGACAAACCTTAGAAGTGAAAACCTCATCAACAACCACAACACGAACACCATACTCTTCAGCAACTTCCCTAAGACGCTTAATAACCGTATTGAACCGCCAAACGTGAGAAAGGAGAAAATTCTGTCTACTGCCTTTATCAGCGTTCCGAGCTATGCCTTTTGGGTAGCCAACCACTATTTTAGAAACGCCCAAATCGTAAAGCTTCCTAACCGTTCCTCTTACGGCAGTGTTGATATAGTGCTTTGCCTGAAGTTTGGCCTTTTCGTGCATTCTTCTGAGTTTTCTACTCGTCTTAGCTCCGCTCTTGTTGAGTTTTGACTGGTAGTCAGCAATCTTCTTCCTCCAGTAGAAGTCAATGCTCTTTAACGGTCTTCCATTGACCAGGAAACTTTCTCCATTTTCCACGTAAACGGCCATGAGGTTGTTCACTCCAAGGTCAATTCCTGCAGAGAGGTTTCCTCTTGGAGTTCTTGGGAGTTTAATCCACTCTTCACCCTCAAGCTTTTCCTCGACGTTAAAACTCAAGTGAGCGTACCATTTCCGTCTAACGGGGTCGTAGGTTATCTCTAACCGCCCCTGCCTGCCCTTCAGGTGAATTCTACCCTTAAACTGGACTTCAAGGCGTTTGAATTTGCCGAGGCCTTTGAGGATTAGTTTATTGCCCTCAATCTTGTACTGGTCGTTCCTGAGAACGATTAAGGGTTTCCTCCGCCCGTCTTCTTTCAAGTAGTTCGGTGGTTTTGGCTTGAGCCAGTTGGGGAGTTCTCCATTACGCTTTTTTCGAAGGAGTGAGAAGAAGCTCCGCCAGGCTTCAGCGTTTTTCCTCGCTATCTGTTGAACCGTGGCGGAACCGATTTCCCGTTTAAACTCCTCATAAATGGTCTTCTCGGTTTTGTTGAAGTCCACGATTTGTTCTTGGAAGAATTCTTGTCGCCTCAGATAATTCACTCGGTTCCAGGTTTTAGCTCCAGTATCGGCTAATTTGAAGAGGATTTTTGCTTGTTCTTTTGAGGGTTGGAGTTTTACTGTTACTGTTCGCTTCATTTCAAGGTATGGTGTGAAGTTTAGGCTTTAAAACAGTTTTGCTTTCCTGTTTAAAGGCCGGTTGGGTTGTTTGTTGCATCCCCGCCGTGAACGGCGAGGCTTTCAAAGAGAAAAAAGTAACCGTTAAAACCCCGATCAACGAAGTATGGCCGATGAGAAACATCGCGGACTTGCCCCTTCACGGTGGCCATGTGCCCCACTGGCTGGCTCAAAAGATGAGGAAGCTCACCCGGTTAGTGCTGATTCTGGCGGTTGAGGAGTACGGCACAAAGGGCCTTCTTGAGCGACTCTCCGACCCGATCTGGTTTCAGGCCTTCAACAACGTCATCGGGATGGACTGGGACTCGTCCGGTTCGACCACTGTAACGGCGGGTATGATAAAGGACGCTCTCTGGAAAGAGGAGCTTGGCGTAAAGGCCGCAGGGGGTAAAGGAAAGAAAAGCAGGGCAACGCCGGAGGAGCTAAGGACTATAGCTGAACTCTACGAACTCGACCCCGAACCCTATGTAAGAACCTCACGGCTGGTGGCGAAAGTGGACACGGTCGCGCTTCAGACGGGCTACCAGCTCTATCATCACGTCTTCTTCCTCGACGAGGAGGGCAACTGGGCGGTTATACAGCAGGGCATGAACGAGCGGGAGAGAATGGCAAGGCGCTTCCACTGGTTTGAGACGGAAAACTTTACCCTAGACCCACACAAGGCCATCTCCGGGCTCAAGAGGGAGTTCGCACTCAACACGGTCTCAAAGGACTCGAAAGAGTACCAGAAGACTCTACTTGACGTGGTTCAAGAGAACCCTGTCAAGATAGAGCGCGAGCTTGAGGGCCTCAAGGCGATAGCTAAGGGCTATCGTCCGCTGGTTTACTACAAGCCCCGCGATGTGGACGAAGGTTCCATTCTGAGGCGCTACGAAAGCCTCGGAAGGTTTGAACTGAACAAAAGGGCCCTTGAGTTCGCCCGGGAGCTGAGCGTGAATAACTACGAAGAGTTCCTCCTCCTAAAGGGCCTTGGGCCGAGCACGCTGAGGGCCCTATCGCTCGTCCTTGAGCTTGTCTACGACGTCCACCCAAGCTGGAAAGACCCAGTGACTCACCCGCCAGATCCTTTCAAGTTCACGTACGCCGTCGGCGGGAAGGACAGGGTGCCGTTCCCCATAGACAAGCCCGCCTACGATGAGCTGATTTCCTTCCTTGAGGAACTCGTCTCAAGACACCCTGAGGAAAAGAGCCTCGTGCGGAACGTGAGGAAGATAACCAAAAACTGGAAGTTCCCGGAGTGGGAAAAGAGACCCACCTAAAACTACCGAGAGCGAATACAGAGCAGGCTCCCCTGTGGTACGTTGAGCTCCCTCGCTATCGGCCTGCACTTGGCCTTCAGGAGGTAGAAGACCCTCTCATCTTTCCTCTCGCTCAGGGTTTCAAAGTTCCCCTGTCCCTTCGCTATTATCACGTCTGCCCTCTCAAAGACTTCCATGAACTCCTTTGAAACACGTCCAAACGGAACCCCCACTATACGCGTGCCCGTTGAGACTATCTCGCCGACTTCTTCAAATCCTGCCCTCTTGAGGTCGTCCCCGGTGGCGTCGTTTATTATCGGCCCCTCCTTTGCCGCGACATATATTTTTAGGTGCGAAAAAGCTTTCCTGATCTTTCTCAGAAAGAGCAGGTCGAAGTATATCTCGCCGCAGTTGTCCGTGAGATAGAGGAGTCTCTTCGCCCTTGAAAGTTCCCTGAATAGTTCTTCAGAGTCGTCCACGTAGAGCTCTTCCTTCATCATCGCTCTTACGTCGTTCTCCAGCTTCTCCGGTGAGTAACCGACGGCGAAGTCCACCACGTTTCCTATGATAGCAAGCTTGAGGGCCTCCTTAAGGCCAACGTCTTCGAAATCCTTCACAATTTCCTCTGCGAGCCTGTTGGACAGCTCCTTGTATTCTTTGAACGGGTCGTCGTTCCCAACAACCCTATAAACACCCAGGAACACCTCACTCCCAAAGATCGCTGGGATCGAGTTTTCGTTGATGGAACTCATTAGTCTAGCAGCTTCTATGACGCCCTTTTTCCTTAGCTCCAGGTCATCCGTCGCCATTTCCACTATCTTCTGGCACTGGTTCGCGGCACAGGCGAAGCACTCATAGTGGACCTTCATCTCACCACCCAACACTTAGCACTGCACGTGGGCTTAAATGGTTTTGCGCAATCAAAGAAACCTTGTCCTCGCAAAGTTTCATCAAGAAGGCGAAAAGAATGCCTTTCTCAATAAACGGGTGAAAGCCGGTCGCGCACTCTCGAATTAGGCTATTCAAGACAAGCTTAACCTTTTTCTTTTGAAAGCCTCGCTCTTCAGGGCGGGGAGGAGGTCAGGCAGAAACTCAACTTAAAATTGGCAACTTTAAAAAAGCACCTAACCTTCCGCCATCCGTCAAGGACGTTCGAACGGCAGCGAAAACGGCGCTTTCGAAGAAAGGGCTGTTATGGTGCGGGGGCGGGGATTTGAACCCCGGAACCCCTACGGGACGGGACCCTGAATCCCGCGCCTTTGACCAGGCTCGGCAACCCCCGCGCAAGGTATGGAAAGTGACGGACGTTTATAAATTTAACGTTCAAGCTTTTTAACGCCGTCCCTCGTGCCCACAAGCACAACGTCGGCTATATCCGCGAAGATGCCGTTCTCAACAACACCAGGGATAGTGTTGAGCTCGATTTCCATGTCGAGAGGATCCTCTATCCTCTCGAACTTGGCATCGAGGATGAAGTTTCCGTTGTCCGTGATAACGGGCCCATCCTTTTTAACCCCCATCCTGAGCTCTGCTTTGGCGTTGAAGACCTCCAGCTCCTCGGCTATAGCCCTCCACGCGGCAGGGATTACCTCAATTGGAACCGGCATTTTTTCGCCTAGCCTCTCGACGAGCTTGCTCTCATCGACGAGGACTATGAAGGTGCCCGCGCGGTACTCGATTATCTTTTCCATCGTAAGGGCCGCGCCCCTGCCTTTAATGAGGTTGAGATTGGGATCCACTTCATCGGCCCCGTCCACCGCTATGTCAATGGCGTCGGTCTCGTCAAGAGATATCACCGGAATCCCGCTTTCAATGGCGAGAAGCCTTGACTGGTGAGAGGTTGGTATCCCATAGACCTCAAGCTCTTCCTCTCTGATGAGCTCCCCAAGGAGCTTTATGAAATATGCAGTAGTCGAGCCAGTCCCAAGTCCTATAACCATATCGTCATCGACAAAAGAGAGTGCCTCTTTTGCGACGGCTTTTTTTAGCTCCTCCATGCTCTCACCTCAAGACGAGTTCATCATTTGAGCAAGCAAACTCTGGTTGTTATAAGGAACTGGCTTGAAATCTATCCCTATGGTATAGACGAGCATCGTGAAGTACAGCCAAAACAGGAGCCAGCCCCAGAAAGCTTTTTTGAGAATGGCGACCCTGAGTGCCCCTCCATCAAGTGCTTTAAGCTCTTCAGGGAAATCTCCCCTTAAAACTGCCTTGATGAAAACGTCGCTGAGCAGGAACATTAGGGCTCCAATAATCCACGCGGCCTTATTCTGGACAGACAGAGCACCACTGATTATCCCCGTGATCGCTCCCCAGAGGTATACAGCAAGGGCAAACTTATTATCAGCTCTCAATTTTTCCACCCACTATCCCTCCGGCTTCACTTTTAAAATCTTATCCCTAGGGTTAGACGAAGATTTTATGAGCCTCATATTGAACCACAAAAGATAAAAGCTTTAACCTCCTAATGGCCTGTAGACTGATTTCCATTAAGATTCCCGATTGAATCACAGCGTGGGAGGTGTAACTCTTGGAAGGCCGCTCTATAGTTTTTGCATCCGGAAAAGGCGGTACGGGAAAAACAACCACTGTTGCAAATCTGGGTGTTGCATTAGCCCAGTTCGGAAAGGAAGTCATCATGATCGATGCAGACATTACAATGGCAAACCTCAGCCTCGTCCTCGGTATGGAGGACATCCCCATAACCCTGCATGACGTTCTGGCAAGGGAGGCAGATCTCAAAGATGCGATCTATGAAGGGCCAGCGGGCGTTAAGGTAATTCCTGGTGGGCTGAGCCTTGAGAAAATCAAAAAGGCAAAG is a genomic window of Thermococcus guaymasensis DSM 11113 containing:
- the lrpA gene encoding HTH-type transcriptional regulator LrpA, with protein sequence MLDERDRIIIEMLTKDARTPFTEIAKVLGISETAVRKRVKALEEAGVIKQYTIVIDPSKLGYNLVSLTGIDTLPEKIFEVASKLKEFEFVRSVYLTSGDHMIMAEVWAKDGNDLSDIISNKIGKIDGVTKVCPAIILERLK
- a CDS encoding slipin family protein yields the protein MAGVGTLIIGVVLLFVLIILANAIKIVKEYERAVIFRLGRVVGARGPGLFFIIPIFEKAYIVDLRTRVLDVPVQETITKDNVPVKVNAVVYFRVVDPVKAVTQVANYIVATSQIAQTTLRSVIGQAHLDELLSEREKLNMELQKIIDEATDPWGIKVTTVEIKDVELPAGMQRAMAKQAEAERERRARITLAEAERQAAEKLREAAEIISEHPMALQLRTLQTISDVASDKSNVIVLPLPMEMLKLFKSFADAGKAVKKMVEEKASE
- the pyrE gene encoding orotate phosphoribosyltransferase; this encodes MEGRKDLLIKKMLESGAVLFGHFVLASGKESNYYINVKKVVTDPEALELIAGLIADLVQRAGIDFDRVAGPELGAVPIATAVSLKTSKPLVIVRKKPKGYGTGSQVEGDVKEGDRILLVEDVTTTGGSVLRAAEVLESLGSRIAAIAVVVDREEGAEEMITSKGYTFLPVIRVSELLERKETAKGRESD
- a CDS encoding DUF835 domain-containing protein — protein: MAIKTIASLLIQVRTESSHSIYLQEPGYFNIVSSREAVRERNVLLVTRPGKEAPFGWKALFVSTLPGFLDPRELPKLLHTLIDELRKNPGTAVVIECPEYLALHNGFRGFFKFLNALRDHAMLMESRIYLITEPSVWNEREFAFLRRMED
- the rlmD gene encoding 23S rRNA (uracil(1939)-C(5))-methyltransferase RlmD translates to MTIEGTVRELNEDGLGIVKVGRRRVLVPFSAPGDRVRIERTRKKKRKIIAERFEILEPSPIRKEPRCEYFGRCGGCLLQHLDYRDQLEFKRSKLNAILNEDVEIIPSPKIFGHRNRIDVVISTKGIGFRRYGTWWDVVDIEWCPVFGPSSKKVLKSLREFIEDHKVSLYEIGKNEGFLRYIVIREGKFTGDLVVNLVTGPGELPEDFPGYFPYADSIYWSVNRTPSDVSYGEIERFWGREFIREKLDGTIYLIHPNSFFQTNSYAAVELLREVAKRVEGGRVLDLYSGVGTFGVYLAREGFSVEGIELNPFAVEMANRNAELNGVDAKFKVGADRDVENLGAYDTVIVDPPRAGLHPKLVKRLVQKGPEKLIYVSCNPKTLARDLSELEEAYTITHMTGLDMFPHTPHVEVVVELRRQRFN
- a CDS encoding NfeD family protein; this encodes MMRTKSTARLGLILLIIALLLPSVLASPNQKVVYVAKFEGVITSYSVDQFSRYIETAERNNAEALIIEIDTPGGNGQAMQEIIQRIKESKVPVIIYVYPPGAIAASAGTYIALGSHLIAMAPSTSIGACEPILGYSSNGSIVKAPEKIRNFYIAYIKSLAEESGRNVTAAEKFITEDLSLTPEEALRANVIELVANDVSDLLKKANGMKTKIPVKGKGYVTLNFTDVKIVEIGPSFKDVIVQYISDPTVAYILINIGMLGLIFGFLTPGWHVPETVGAILLVLGIIGLGYFGYNAAGLILLILAILFFIAEALTPTFGLFTVAGAVTMILGGILLFGGGNEYLIQRSTFSTLRLVIIVIAVLLALFFAFGVSAVIRDRRRKAQTGKEELIGEVGQVVQELNPEGMIRIRGELWRAESKTGERIGVGEKVRVVEVRGLTLIVVREGEHPDEKKEV
- a CDS encoding HAD family hydrolase, whose protein sequence is MLRALIFDVDETLVYYEGYDHREWYEKWVMPALRERGIELDYETYRKTVTGELPRSYVERFGIDHVEFWRIVDSVNLEYRKRMAELGRIKPFPDVDALEELKKMGLKLAAVSNASQECTEFVLNLFNLRKYFDVIYGKDYSNLDGVKPDPYLVKKALKALDLRPQEALMVGDSHHDVLAGKRADMKVVNVTRFGKVEGADYYVNDLWELVELVKEMLED